From Suricata suricatta isolate VVHF042 chromosome 1, meerkat_22Aug2017_6uvM2_HiC, whole genome shotgun sequence, a single genomic window includes:
- the MGARP gene encoding protein MGARP isoform X1, producing the protein MYLRRAVSKTLALPLRAPPGPPSLRKDASLRLMSSNKLPGSSGSNMIYYLVVGVTVSAGGYYTYKTVTSERAKHTEHITNLKEKTRAELHPLQGEKENHVEAEKVSSQVPEVSLVEVPEVDAEDTSDAPGAAMREASARPGDLEDTLVETHMVGAEAGEEGTPAAPSETAEVNTEMPSAVQNAALDEAGAISDDEGTTEKERSGDVAEPEEERPPAESGSSAADGFQEEASVGSEAASAQG; encoded by the exons ATGTATCTCCGCAGGGCGGTCTCCAAGACCCTGGCGCTGCCTCTGAGGGCGCCCCCCGGACCCCCGTCGCTCCGGAAGGACG CGTCTCTTCGCTTGATGTCATCTAACAAATTGCCTGGATCATCTGGATCAAATATGATCTATTATCTGGTTGTAGGTGTCACAGTCAGTGCTGGTGGATATTAT ACTTACAAGACAGTCACATCAGAGCGAGCCAAACACACGGAACATataacaaatttgaaagaaaaaaccaGAGCAGAGTTACATCCACTTCAAG GTGAAAAGGAGAACCATGTGGAAGCTGAGAAAGTAAGTTCACAAGTCCCTGAAGTATCTCTTGTGGAAGTCCCAGAGGTCGATGCAGAAGATACATCGGATGCTCCAGGTGCAGCCATGAGAGAGGCCTCAGCCCGTCCAGGTGATTTGGAGGACACCCTGGTGGAGACCCACATGGTTGGTGCTGAAGCTGGGGAGGAGGGTACACCTGCAGCACCCAGCGAAACGGCAGAGGTCAACACTGAGATGCCCTCGGCGGTTCAGAATGCAGCGTTGGATGAAGCCGGTGCCATCAGTGATGATGAAGGGACAACAGAGAAGGAACGCTCCGGTGACGTTGCTGAACCAGAAGAAGAGAGGCCTCCAGCTGAGTCAGGATCCTCTGCTGCAGATGGTTTCCAGGAGGAAGCCAGTGTTGGTTCCGAGGCAGCCTCTGCTCAAGGCTAA
- the MGARP gene encoding protein MGARP isoform X2, with protein sequence MSSNKLPGSSGSNMIYYLVVGVTVSAGGYYTYKTVTSERAKHTEHITNLKEKTRAELHPLQGEKENHVEAEKVSSQVPEVSLVEVPEVDAEDTSDAPGAAMREASARPGDLEDTLVETHMVGAEAGEEGTPAAPSETAEVNTEMPSAVQNAALDEAGAISDDEGTTEKERSGDVAEPEEERPPAESGSSAADGFQEEASVGSEAASAQG encoded by the exons ATGTCATCTAACAAATTGCCTGGATCATCTGGATCAAATATGATCTATTATCTGGTTGTAGGTGTCACAGTCAGTGCTGGTGGATATTAT ACTTACAAGACAGTCACATCAGAGCGAGCCAAACACACGGAACATataacaaatttgaaagaaaaaaccaGAGCAGAGTTACATCCACTTCAAG GTGAAAAGGAGAACCATGTGGAAGCTGAGAAAGTAAGTTCACAAGTCCCTGAAGTATCTCTTGTGGAAGTCCCAGAGGTCGATGCAGAAGATACATCGGATGCTCCAGGTGCAGCCATGAGAGAGGCCTCAGCCCGTCCAGGTGATTTGGAGGACACCCTGGTGGAGACCCACATGGTTGGTGCTGAAGCTGGGGAGGAGGGTACACCTGCAGCACCCAGCGAAACGGCAGAGGTCAACACTGAGATGCCCTCGGCGGTTCAGAATGCAGCGTTGGATGAAGCCGGTGCCATCAGTGATGATGAAGGGACAACAGAGAAGGAACGCTCCGGTGACGTTGCTGAACCAGAAGAAGAGAGGCCTCCAGCTGAGTCAGGATCCTCTGCTGCAGATGGTTTCCAGGAGGAAGCCAGTGTTGGTTCCGAGGCAGCCTCTGCTCAAGGCTAA